A genomic region of Metopolophium dirhodum isolate CAU chromosome 1, ASM1992520v1, whole genome shotgun sequence contains the following coding sequences:
- the LOC132935180 gene encoding mucin-2-like encodes MVEYSDLEFKKKLKFLTVSQKAIQSLSTWCLERHEHYKSIITIWSNTIKKVKIKKRLLLFYLANHIIQYSKRQNYKFVDRWKIAIQKAIPYVRDEEILSKILRVITIWKERHVYNHSYLADLTSLLSTQNQKLKLADPVQGCQACFKNAEKVKLLKKKLKSLIGFMPTDCRLLSPDINQSLSATSSMSIEELNIHNINYDSVLNSDNIDSINDTNIDVPTTIINNIESYIAPEDQELYDPASVSIPAMEIEDQQSLSIKFPDTPSPPPDETFTNNNNKSSLYCASSYEDYVHTSMSSTHQFITSKVSINMAPQTNSSSIINENTKPVSHVPQSGWNVTAHNEESTNDTPPSKYGGTGLDHCALASKITDKDEIVSPEMITKTSVIDHRNIISLTHSSHNSSPTVSDNRAFSNIIPASQLDLLIEATSKSQNSLDNLESFDLELSDYDQKYPVPLRPPLPPPLPPPIKQPPPIKQPPPSPPPIKPPLPSSSPPPMKPPTPQIKPPMPLPMSTLTQPPLPPIPPPMKPPPPPILPPPLPPPMKPATPLPMSKSTQPPLPPSLPPLPPPSSPPPMKPPPPPPPPMKPPPPTSMPTSTPLPMPTSTQPPFPLPLPPPMKSPTLLPMCTSTQLPMCTSTQLPMCTSTQLPLPPPFPPPIKPPPPPPMPTTTPPPPSSMPTSTSPPLQPTIPPSTLPPMPTSTPLSFYLPFNLVHKSTSDITYQLKQSSQPWMKDEPSLNKIQSNIEQPSQCYSTFVSNQPQIQWPINVQGIKSQEDFTPKWMGRKISNWPARDPRIYNRNSRPAVTLNQGSRIGPEESALKIQTKKGFTPKEEEGIINWPSRDPRIFNQYSTPAGTLNQGPLIFSEESNLNCRKIEELAPTPINRK; translated from the exons ATGGTTGAATATTCGGATTTAGAATTCAAAAAAAAGCTGAAGTTCTTAACAGTCTCTCAGAAAGCAATTCAGTCATTGTCTACATGGTGCCTTGAACGACATGAACATTACAAAAGCATAATCACTATCTGGTCAAATACTATTAAGAAGGTGAAGATCAAGAAACGTTtgcttttgttttatttagccaaccatataatacaatacagtaAGAGACAGAATTACAAGTTTGTTGATAGATGGAAAATTGCTATTCAAAAAGCCATCCCTTATGTCAG agaTGAAGAAATACTTTCTAAAATTTTAAGAGTTATTACAATTTGGAAAGAACGACATGTATATAATCATAGTTATTTAGCTGATTTAACTAGCTTATTATCTACACaaaatcagaaattaaaattagCCGATCCTGTACAAGGTTGTCAA GCATGTTTCAAAAACGCTGAAAAAGTGAAACTtctaaagaaaaaattgaaatcctTGATTGGTTTTATGCCAACAGATTGTCGACTGCTATCACCTGATATTAATCAGTCATTGTCTGCAACATCTTCTATGTCTATTGAAGaattaaacatacataatattaattatgattctgTATTAAACTCTGATAACATTGATAGCATTAATGATACTAATATTGATGTACCCActacaataatcaataatattgagtCATATATTGCTCCTGAAGATCAAG aattgtATGACCCAGCTTCTGTGAGTATTCCAGCAATGGAAATCGAAGATCAACAATCATTATCCATCAAGTTTCCAGATACTCCATCACCGCCTCCAGATGAGACTTTT acgaataacaataataaaagttCTTTATATTGTGCAAGTAGTTATGAAGATTATGTACATACGTCAATGTCATCTACCCATCAATTTATAACTTCCAAGGTCTCTATAAATATGGCACCTCAAACTAATTCATCatcaattataaatgaaaatactaaACCAGTTTCTCATGTTCCACAATCcg GTTGGAATGTAACTGCACACAACGAGGAGTCAACAAATGACACACCACCATCAAAATATGGAGGTACAGGATTAGATCACTGTGCCTTAGCATCAAAAATAACAGATAAAGATGAAATAGTTTCTCCAGAAATGATAACTAAAACTTCTGTTATTGACCACAGAAACATAATTAGTTTGACACATTCTTCTCATAATAGTTCACCAACGGTATCTGATAACAGagcattttcaaacattatacCAGCGTCACAACTAGATTTGCTTATAGAAGCAACCAGTAAATCACAAAATAGTTTAGATAATTTAGAAAGTTTTGATTTGGAATTAAGTGACTATGATCAAAAATATCCTGTACCATTACGCCCACCACTTCCACCACCATTGCCACCACCAATAAAACAACCACCACCAATAAAACAACCACCGCCATCGCCACCACCAATAAAACCACCACTGCCATCTTCATCGCCACCACCAATGAAACCACCAACGCCGCAAATAAAACCACCAATGCCACTACCTATGTCTACATTAACGCAACCGCCATTGCCACCAATACCACCACCAATGaaaccaccaccgccaccgatATTGCCACCGCCACTGCCACCACCAATGAAACCAGCAACGCCACTACCTATGTCTAAATCAACGCAACCGCCATTGCCACCATCATTACCACCATTACCACCACCTTCATCGCCACCACCAATGaaaccaccaccgccaccgccaccaccaaTGAAACCACCACCGCCAACGTCCATGCCAACATCAACGCCACTACCTATGCCTACATCAACGCAACCCCCATTTCCATTACCATTACCACCACCTATGAAATCACCAACGCTACTACCTATGTGTACATCAACGCAACTGCCTATGTGTACATCAACGCAACTGCCTATGTGTACATCAACGCAACTGCCATTGCCACCACCATTTCCACCACCAATTaaaccaccaccgccaccgcctATGCCAACAACAACGCCACCACCGCCATCGTCTATGCCAACATCAACGTCACCGCCTTTGCAACCAACAATACCACCATCAACGCTTCCACCAATGCCAACATCAACACCACTGTCTTTTTACTTGCCTTTTAACTTGGTCCATAAAAGTACTTCAGATATCACATACCAGTTGAAACAATCATCCCAACCATGGATGAAAGATGAACCCAGTTTAAATAAAATCCAGTCGAATATAGAACAACCTTCTCAATGTTATTCAACATTTGTATCTAATCAACCTCAAATTCAATGGCCTATAAATGTTCAAGGAATCAAATCTCAAGAAGATTTTACGCCAAAATGGATGGGAAGAAAAATTAGTAATTGGCCAGCAAGAGATCCTAGAATTTACAATCGAAATTCTAGACCAGCCGTTACATTAAATCAGGGATCACGTATTGGGCCCGAGGAATCAGCCTTG AAAATCCAAACCAAAAAAGGTTTTACGCCAAAAGAGGAGGAAGGAATAATTAATTGGCCATCAAGAGATCCAAGAATTTTCAATCAATATTCTACACCTGCTGGTACATTGAATCAGGGACCACTTATTTTCTCCGAGGAATCAAACTTG